TTGCCGCACGATGCTTGCGGATGGATCGCGCATGCCGCGTCAAGCCGCGTTCATTTTGCTCAAACGAAGAAAGATTAAGAATTTTCACTTTCGCGCTTGACGATCTTCCTACTGGAAGGTAGGCAAGATGTATGAGCAACCTTTTGACGACATCCGACGAAATTCTGGCGTCCGCGCGGACGCTGATCATGAGCGGAGGATACAACGGCTTCAGCTATGCCGATATCGCTGACGTGGTCGGGATCCGCAAGGCCAGCATCCATCACCACTTTCCGAGCAAGACCGACTTGGTCCGCACGCTTGTTATTCGATATCGCGAGGAAGCCGAGGTGGGTGTGGCGGTCCTCCAGAGCAACGTGCAGAATGCCTCCGAGCTTCTCAAGACCTATGCCGGCCACTGGTCGAAGTGCATTGAGGATGCAAGCAGGCCTTTCTGCGTTTGCGCCCTGCTTGCGAGTGAACTGCCGGCGTTGCCGCCAGAAGTCGCGGTTGAGGTGAAAGCCTTCTTCCGCTTCATCTCGACATGGCTGACCTCCATCATGGAACGTGGCGCCAAGGACGGAACCTTGAAGCTCTCAAGCGAACCCAAGGTTGAGGCCGAGATATTCATGGCTTCGGTCCATGGAGCCATGCTCTCGGCGCGAGCTTATGGAGAGCCTGAAGTGTTCGCCACCATTCTGGCGCCCACCTTGCAGCGACTGTCTCCGATGGTCGCTCGATAAAAGCTCGGGGCGGAACGAACCCGCCCCGAGCAAAACTGTACCTCGAAAAACTACCAACTAGTAGGAAGATATCAACATGATCAAGATCATTCTCCCCGCGCTCGTGCTGGGGCTGTCCAGCATCTCCTCGGCGACGGCTCTAGTCTCGTCCGCCTATGCCGACGATATGAAGGCCGAACAGGTCCATGTCCGAGGCCGCATCGTCAACTACGCCGGCTCTACTCTCAAGGTGAAGACGCGCGAAGGAAAGACCCTCGACGTCGCGCTCGCTGACGGCTGGAAAGTTTCGAGCGTCGCAAACGCAAAGGTAACTGACATCAAGCCCGGCGACTTCGTCGGCATCGCGTCCTCGCCGAAAGAAGGCGGCGGTGACGGGGCTCTTGAAGTGCTCATCTTCCCGCCGGCGTTGAAAGGTGCGGGTGAGGGCAGTTACGGTTGGGACCTTAAGCCCAACAGCAGCATGACCAATGCTACCGTGGCGGATGCCGTTAAAGGCGTCGATGGCCGGACAGTCACCGTCTCCTATCATGGCAAGGAAAAGAAGATCTCTAT
Above is a window of Rhizobium sp. CCGE531 DNA encoding:
- a CDS encoding TetR/AcrR family transcriptional regulator, which encodes MSNLLTTSDEILASARTLIMSGGYNGFSYADIADVVGIRKASIHHHFPSKTDLVRTLVIRYREEAEVGVAVLQSNVQNASELLKTYAGHWSKCIEDASRPFCVCALLASELPALPPEVAVEVKAFFRFISTWLTSIMERGAKDGTLKLSSEPKVEAEIFMASVHGAMLSARAYGEPEVFATILAPTLQRLSPMVAR